The following are from one region of the Arcobacter defluvii genome:
- a CDS encoding TrbC/VirB2 family protein has protein sequence MNKRKRMKRKIMMLLALMILPNLLWGASISTDGATNVLESIKTALFAVAGITITVLIAYVSYQVMHKGRPIDEMTKIIVGAGLLASATAIGGVFASFVS, from the coding sequence ATAAATAAAAGGAAAAGAATGAAAAGAAAAATTATGATGTTATTAGCTCTTATGATATTACCAAATTTACTTTGGGGAGCATCAATTAGTACAGATGGCGCTACAAATGTATTAGAATCAATAAAAACAGCACTTTTTGCAGTTGCTGGTATTACTATTACTGTATTAATTGCTTATGTATCTTATCAGGTTATGCACAAAGGTCGTCCAATTGATGAGATGACAAAAATTATTGTTGGAGCTGGTTTATTAGCTTCTGCTACTGCGATTGGTGGAGTTTTTGCTTCATTTGTTAGTTAA